One segment of Pan paniscus chromosome 20, NHGRI_mPanPan1-v2.0_pri, whole genome shotgun sequence DNA contains the following:
- the NANOS3 gene encoding nanos homolog 3, translated as MGTFDLWTDYLGLAHLVRALSGKEGPETRLSPQPEPEPMLEPVSAPEPVSALEPMPVPESVPVPGPKDQKRSLESSPAPERLCSFCKHNGESRAIYQSHVLKDEAGRVLCPILRDYVCPQCGATRERAHTRRFCPLTGQGYTSVYSHTTRNSAGKKLVRPDKAKTQDTGHRRGGGGGAGFRGAGKSEPSPSCSPSMST; from the exons ATGGGGACCTTTGACCTGTGGACAGATTACCTGGGTTTGGCACACCTGGTTAGGGCTCTGAGTGGGAAAGAGGGTCCTGAAACCAGGCTGAGCCCccagccagagccagagccaATGCTGGAGCCGGTGTCAGCGCCGGAGCCGGTGTCAGCCCTGGAGCCGATGCCAGTGCCGGAGTCGGTGCCAGTGCCGGGACCCAAGGATCAGAAGCGCAGCCTGGAGTCCTCGCCAGCTCCCGAACGCCTGTGCTCTTTCTGCAAACACAACGGCGAGTCCCGGGCCATCTACCAGTCCCACGTGCTGAAGGACGAGGCTGGCAGGGTCCTGTGTCCCATCCTGCGGGACTACGTGTGTCCCCAGTGCGGCGCCACGCGTGAGCGCGCCCACACCCGACGCTTCTGCCCACTTACTGGCCAGGGCTACACCTCCGTCTACAGCCACACCACCCGAAACTCGGCAGGCAAGAAGCTGGTCCGGCCTGACAAGGCGAAGACACAGGACACAGGCCACcgccgaggaggaggaggaggagcag GTTTCAGAGGTGCCGGGAAGTCTGAGCCTTCGccctcctgctctccctccaTGTCCACCTAG